TCGCTCCCTGTTATGCTCTCCATCGGATTTGATAATCTTCACTCATCATCCAAAtccattaaaattaaactatcattttatatatattcaaatttataaactttttgatattttatcacAAAGGCCTATTGGCTCAGCTGTGGTATCGCAGGTTCGAAACCTACATGGGCCACTGCACTTTGTTTTTATAGTTTGACAAATATTGATAACATGTTGACCCActtttttttgcaaaagttaaaaagaaaatttcattaataaaataaaaaaatttacacttTATTAGTGGTGAggtttattatttgtattatatttattttagtgatattttattGCATCTTTTTTTTGACATAACGTTAATGTCTGATCCATCTCTTATGTAAATATCAAACccataaatatgtataaatatttatggatCTGTTTGGAATACATTCttaaaagtgtttaatttaaaaaataagtcattttagaaataaatttaaggtGTTTGACTACTactaaacaatatattttaaagtctattttagacaattttttaattaaaaagtttaaataaaaatatgagtaTTTTAGAGTTGATCGAATATCTAACTGTGTTTATAGCAAAGAGTCgttgttaatttattattttttaattcaaaaatgCCCTAAGTAGTTTATGAAAGGGCTGAcaagaagaatagaaaataTGAAGTTTACTTTGcataaatgacaaatttgtttttaaattgataaaaaagcATAATAGAAAAGATTTGGGTAAAAAAATTGCTGGAACAATGTCTTAAATGTCATTTACCTAAGTGAAAACTTAATcttcaatataattattcaaaaaatcacaaataccctatataaattaaatcaaacccCAACTCAATTAACACTTATCAAAATTCTAATTGTGGACTTTACCACAAACCTCAATGGCTCAAGGCAAGGTAGAGGTAGGGACAGTGCACAAACCGAGCTAAAAGACAGTGTGAAAAGAAGAACTGGGTGTGGATTGCCTGGAAAAAGAGAACTCAGCGCACGCGGCTCAGATCTGGCTTGGATGCAAACAAAGTGGCTCAAATTTAGGCGTGTAAAATGGATGGGCTCGACCAAAGAACGAAACAGAGAAGCTACGACCAAAATGAACTAGGGACGACTTGATGGTCGATGGAAAGCTTGCAACGAAAAGGACGACGACAGCATGGAACAACAAAATACTACGTCATTCAACTTAGGTCAAGAACACAACGACTGGAGACGACGAGCTTTATTATACAGATTATCAAATTGTCATGAAGATTGTTATCACAATGAACAGaaaattatacataaatatagaTCTGAGTCCAACGAATTCACGTTGTCTCcttaagacaaatttaatcaCCCTAGTGCTTGAGTATTTAGAGTAATTGTCTTCCAGAATAGAACAtatcaactttcttttaaatgtagCACCCCGTATAGAAGATCTACGAATGAAACCATGTGAATCTACTAAACGTCAAGATTGTGGATATgcagaaaattttgtttatagaagacaaatgattttgatgtatttttttctctcaaccaAAAGGacttatttatagattttttgtGGCCATTCGAAAAGTCATGTCCTTTAGTTAATAACACTTTTCATGAAATGATGCATTCACACATGATGCATCCATTCATGAAGAATCATAACCAATTATTACAACCCCCCCATAAATAGTAATTTGACAAAGGTAGAAAATAATCATTACGTATTTTCCAATGGAGAACCTACATGAGAATAAGTAATATAAACTTTGTACTTTCTCTAGTGAAAATCAATCGAGTTTACTTGGTTAATCAGTAGACATGATGCCTTGAACCGTCAATCGTTGTAGagtaaactaaaacaatagaTATCACACATCTTCtaattataacaaagtttGTTCTCATGGTTGTGTTCATTTTGACCTTAAACACCACTTGGTCTCATGAGTGTTTTAGAGAATTTTGCCTTAGAATTCTAATAGAAGCGACCCCTTCACACTCACATAGGTGATTCATGTACATACAGAACATCAtatatgttctttttattaataagtATCACTAACAGAAATCATTAAAAGCATAAAGGTTACTCTAAAACCATATTGGCACTACCTCATTATTCGTAGAATGGGTAAAATCTTTTTAATGCAGTGCTTGTTGTGTTATTTAGAGATCGGTTTTCCCATTGAACCTATATCTCGGGATCTCCAGTCAACTAGGTTGGGTTGCCTCTCTGGATAACTTCATATTATAGGCTTTaatcccatttttttttaatgaattttcaaCTAACTCCCTAGTTAGGTCTTTAGTAAGTGGATCCGCTATATTATCTTTTGACCTCACAAAGTCAATTGTGATAATTCCACTAGAGAGTAGCTGTATGATTGGTATATGTCGAGATTTACTATTATACATAATATTTTGTGCCCTTCCAATAGTTGTCTGACTATCACTATGTATACATATTGCAGGCACTGGTTTAGACCAATTGGGAAtatcttccaaaaaaaatttgaagccATTATGCTCCTTCTTCAGTCTTATCTAAAGCTataaattcatatttcattGTGGATCGTGCTATACATGTTTGTTTCTTCCAAAAAACAGCACCGCCTCCAAGGGTAAAAATGTAACCACTTGTAGATTTGGAGTCTTTAGTGCTTGATATCCAATTGACATCACTATAACCTTCAAGTACAACATGATATCGAGTATAGTATAATCCATAATTTTTAGTATGCTTTAAGTATCCCAAAATTCTCAATATAGCTTTCCAACGATCATGACTTGGATTACTTATGTAGCGACTTAACTTGCTTACAGAATACGCTATATCAGGACGTGTACAACTCATGATGTACATCAAACTACCAATGATGCGAGAATATTCTAATTGTGCTATACTATCTCCATTATTTGTACCTAAATGGAGACTAGCATCAATTGGGGTGTTTGCAATCACAATGTCATGTTTTGtgtatttgtttaatattttatcaacatAATGTGATTGAGACAGCACTAACCCTTGTGGGGTTCTAGAAATTTTAATACATAGAATAACATATGTGACACCCAtgtctttcatctcaaatttattGGCCAACATTTGTTTGGTTGCCTTAATAATGTTGATATTGCTACCTATAATTAActtatcatcaacatataagCGCACAATGACATGGTCATTCTCATTGCTTTTGACATATACACATTTATCACATTCATTGATTTTAAACCCATTGGCCATCATTACACTGTCAAAATTTTCATGccattgttttggtttttgttttagtcCACAAAGAGACCTAATTAATTTgcaaactttcttttcttgactGGAAGAAACAAACCCTTCAGGTTGTTGCATGTAGATCTCTTCATCTAACTCATCGTTTAAAAATGTCATCTTGACATCCATCTAATGTATCTCAAATCCATGCAAAGCTGATATTGCTATGAGCATGCGAATTGAAGTAATTCAAGTAACAGGTGAGTATGTATCAAAATAGTCAAGTCCTTCTTGTTGCTTATAACCTTTGGCAACaagttttttcttatatttatctaTTGACCCATCGGTCTTCATTTTCCGTTTGAaaatccatttacaaccaagTGGTTTACTTCCTAATGGAAGATCAACTAGTTCCCAAGTATGGTTATGTATAATGGACTCACTTTCACTATTCACGGCCTCTTTCCAATATGGAGCTTCAGGAGAGGACATGGGCTCTTTAAATGTTTAAGGTTTGTTTTCTAACAAATAAGTTAAACTAggcccaaatgattttgagatCCTCATCCTTTTACTTAGTCTAAGTTCCTCATCCTTCGTTAACTCAACATTTGATCTATTATGAGATTCACTCGTTATAGCATCAAACGAACGTTTTTGTAACCTTGCTTCACAAGACATTTTATGAGAAAAAACATTCTCAAAGAATATTGCATTCATTGATTGTATTAACATGTATATCTGAAATATCTTATTTATGAACTATAAATCGATATGCACAATCGTTACTAGCATAACCAATGAATATGCAATCAACAATTTTTGATCtgattttaactattttaagtTTAGGCACGGCAACCTTTGCTAGGCACCCTCACACTTTTAAGAATTTGTATGAAGGTTTTCGTCCTTTCCACTTTTCATAAGGAATATTTTGTGACTTCTTATGAGGaattctatttaataaataatttgctATCAACAAAGCTTCTCCCCACAAATTTTTGGGTAAACCTGAACTTATAAGCATTGCgttcatcattttcttaagtGTTCGGTTTTTTCGTTCAGCAATTCCATTGGATTGAGGTGAGTAGGGAGTAGTAGTTTGGTGAATAATGTCATGTTCTGAACAAAATTGTTCAAAAGGGGGACAATATTTGCCACCTCGATCACTTCTTATTGCCTTAATTTTTGtgcaaaattgattttctacctcatttttataaaagcttaaacatttcaattgtCTCATCTTTGCTTTTCAGCAGAAAAACATAACAATATCTTGTGCTATCATCGATAAACGtaataaagtatttttttccACCTCTAGTTTGCATAAATTTCAAGTCACAAATATCACCGTGAATTAACTCTAAAGACTTGGTAATTCTTTTAGTTGAATGAAAAACTGctttagtattttttattcGACACACACCTCACATCTATGATTTGTGTCCAAAGTGAATTTTGGAATTAAGTTCATACTAATTAGTTTTCgcaaagaattaaaattaacatgttcTAGTCTGCCATGCCAAACAAATGACTAAACAATATAAGCAAAACTagatactttattaataatacttgaaaaaaatgaaatactGTTAAGCACCCTCTAGTTATACCACATGCAGTTGACTTTAGAATTAACTAAAGATACAAGTAAAAGAGTAAATGCACAACACTTTGTTAACCCAGTTCGGTAAATTTAACCTACGTTTGAGGAGCATCCTTGCTCAGATCaggaaaattattaaagatCATTCTGAATAACAAAAAATCCTTGTTACAACAATAGTCATAACTATAATTCGTTTAACTTCAGGCCCCCCCTGAATAGAATGTGTAACTAGTAATGATCATCATTAGGCTCCCCCTGAATCTATGAGGTCACCCCTCAAGTCGATGCTTCTAGTAAATATTCCTGATCTTTTCAACGAAATCTTGCACCATGGGATTTATATCTTGAATAACAAACAACAGATAACTAGGGCAGAGGTAatcacctttttctttctacttcCTCCttgcttttctttcaattcagttgtttttttttttttttattatctcttCTCCGAAAAGTACATCACTAAATCATTCATTGATGCTCTAGTTTATATTTATCCTCTCTTTCATTTAGATTCTCATCCCTTATTCTTAGGATACAATATTAACTAATGAAGGATTAATTTATGATTCACCTTCATTCTCCTTTAGCTGTCCTAGTTGCATAGAAAATGGACAACAAGGCAGAACTACTAGAAGAAATGAACCAGTAGCCATCCGAAGGTCTACCAGAGCCTCCAAACCCCCACCATATCTCCAAAGCTACCATTGCAACCTACTACACAATAAAAATACCCTATCCCCCAACTTAAAATACCCTCTACAAAAAGTCCTTTCTTATGACCACCTTTCCCTATAATACAGAAACCTTGCCTTAAATATCTCATCATCCCATGAACCACAATTCTACCATCAAGCAGTGTCATATGCACATTGGCATGAAGCTATGAAAGCTGAACTCTTAGCTATGGAAACAAATAAGACATGGACTAATGTTCCTTTACCAAATGACTGTCATTCAATAGGATGCAAATGGGTCTCCAAAATCAAACATAGAGCTGATGGAACCATAGAAAGATACAAAGCCCAGTTGGTAGCAAAAGGATACAACCAACAAGAAGGCTTATACTACATTGAGACATTTTCTCCTGTAGCAAAACTAGTGACTATTAAAGTTTTGCTCAATCTTGTAGTTTCCATGAACTGGCCTCTCATCCAATTGGATGTAAATAATGCATTTCTACATGGAGATCTAACTGAAAATGTATACATGAACCTTCCTCTTGGCTACAAACATGACATGGTTGCTAGAAAGGGGGAGCAACTCGTTTGTAAACTACACAAATTCATGTATGGACTCAAACAAGCCTCTAGGCAATGGTTTGATAAATTTTCTCAAGCTTTAATATTACTCGGCTTCTCACAATCCAAGTCAGATTACTCTTTGTTCACAAGAGGAAGAGATTCCTCCTTCACTTCCCTATTAGTATATGTTGACGACATCATAATCACTGGAGCCTTTACAGAAATCATAGCCACACTAAAAGCATATTTGAACTCTGCTTTTAGACTAAAAGATCTTGGCACATTGAAGTATTTTATTGGTTTAGAGTTGGCTCATTCCACAAAAGAGATTGTCATGTCTCAAAGAAATTATGTCCTACAACTTTTAGAAGATACAGAACTTCTAGCATCTAAACTAACTTCCTTGCGAATGGATCCAAATGTAAAAATGAAAGCAAATGGCGGAAAAGAATTGGTTGATGTCTCTTCCTATCGAAGACTCATTGGTAGATTATTATATCTCACCGTTAGTCGGCCAGACATCATGTTTGCAGTACACAAACTTAGTCAATATGTCACGCATCCTTGTCAGTCACATATGGCTGCAGCAAATCATTTGCTCCAAGCCTTTAGTGATGTAGACTGGGCCTCATGTCTTGATACAAGAAAGTCTACTATTGGTTTCTGTATCTTCTTAGGAGATTCCTAATCTCCTGGAAATCTAAGAAGCAATCAACTGTATCACGCTCGTCTGTTGAAGCTGAATATCGAGCATTGGCTGCCACAGCAAGTGAACTTACATGGATTGTTAAGTTACTAAAAGATTTACATGTATTCACATTATCTCCCTCACCGATCTTCTCTAACAACACTGAAGCCACACATCTTGCTTCCAATCCTATCTTCCACGAACGCACAAAGCATATTGAAATGGATTACCACTTCGTTCGAGACCAAATAGTTAAGGGAGCAATAAATTTGATGCCTATTCGAACACAACACCAAGTTGCTAATATATTCACTAAAGCATTACCTATCTCTTCATTTACAACCCTGCTTTCCAAGATGGGGAACATTAATATCGTAAAGCCATCTTGAGGAGAAGTATTAAggttagttttatttttagttaatttgttatatttgttaaatagCAGTTGTAACCATTTGTAAAAGCCTATGAATAAAGCCCATGAGCTTGTGTATTCTTATTGGCTATTTATAACCCAAGTCATTCATTAATAAAACTTGAGCAGATTAAATTAATCTTGAAAGGCttaatattgagaaaaaaatatcacttaATATGTTCTGGCTATCACAACTCTGGTACAAACTAGAACCTGATCACCACGTCTTATTGTTTCTACAGCTTATAACAAACAgtagattgaaaaaaaaatacatccaaaatccaaaaaactCATCAAGTTATTAGAGATCAAACACCTATCGTTGCACAAATTACACAATTACGCTTTTCCATTGGGCAACTTAGCAGGAGCTCCAGCTGGGTTAAGGTCATCCCAAGCTTCAATCCAAGTCACCATGGCGTCTGCCAGCTTGTCAAAGTAAGGGTCTACTTTGCTAAGCTTGTCCTTCACTTGCTTTGCTAGCTCAATGTAGCACTTTTGAACAGAGGTGCAATCTTTTGGAAGAACAACTTGTTGGAAGAATGGGATGATGTCTTCCTGCCAAAAAATCCCTTTGTACTCCTTCCTCAGGTTCACAAATGGGTTACTTGCCTTGCTATGGTAGATGTAGGGCAGTCCTGTCTTCACTCCCAACCCCAGATGGTCACATATAACCTACATGTATGTTTACGTAATCAATTTATCATTCACGTATATGTCGTATAAtgaattcaaaactaaatctATGATCAGAAGAAGGACTTGTGTAAGCAAGATCTACATGTTTGTGATCCATCTATCATTTGGATGAACAATACTTGTTCTAATAGCATAGCATGCTCCTCAGAGTTTTTACAGatcgaaaaaaaaattggaattaaaaatatgattcaGGAGGATCATCATACAAAACGTAGGTCTACTTGCATATGATCAATCTATCATTCATAACtggtttgtttttcttagtttattaaaagaaGTAGAAGGGCACACCTTGATGCACCAGCCTGCCCACATATCGTCGTATCGACCGATTGGCTGGCCATCACCCATGAGTCCAAAATACATTGCAGCACCGATGAGATCTCGGTCAAATGCCAAATTCATACCACACATGGGAAACAAAGTGCCTTTTGGGATAGTCAGAACAGCATCCACAAACCTTTTCCAGACAATGAAGCTCATTAGACAAAAAGATTGACCAAAACATCCATCCAATTAAAGTAGGCTTTCGAAATTGCTCCATACCTTGTGTTTCTTTCTAGAGGCTTAACAAGCTGAGTTGGTGCATCGTAATCAGGAATATTAAGCCAGAGGCCGTGAGAAACAGCGGTGGGAACACCCTCGCGCAGACTGAAGGGATATCCACGCACAAAGTCGGCGCCATCACGGTAAGGATCGTAAAGGgtgttgaagaagaagggggTTGAAGGGCAGAGTAGGTTCTT
This is a stretch of genomic DNA from Cucumis sativus cultivar 9930 chromosome 4, Cucumber_9930_V3, whole genome shotgun sequence. It encodes these proteins:
- the LOC101207713 gene encoding probable UDP-arabinopyranose mutase 2; the protein is MAESASSATSMLKDELDIVIPTIRNLDFLEMWRPFFQPYHLIIVQDGDPSKTIKVPEGFDYELYNRNDINRILGPRANCISFKDSACRCFGYMVSKKKYIFTIDDDCFVASDPSGKPINALGQHIKNLLCPSTPFFFNTLYDPYRDGADFVRGYPFSLREGVPTAVSHGLWLNIPDYDAPTQLVKPLERNTRFVDAVLTIPKGTLFPMCGMNLAFDRDLIGAAMYFGLMGDGQPIGRYDDMWAGWCIKVICDHLGLGVKTGLPYIYHSKASNPFVNLRKEYKGIFWQEDIIPFFQQVVLPKDCTSVQKCYIELAKQVKDKLSKVDPYFDKLADAMVTWIEAWDDLNPAGAPAKLPNGKA